A part of Ziziphus jujuba cultivar Dongzao chromosome 8, ASM3175591v1 genomic DNA contains:
- the LOC107412906 gene encoding uncharacterized protein LOC107412906 isoform X4, translating to MCQVSQDSRLPAEFEITDYCHPIGSGTKNVLAVQVFKWSDGSYLEDQDHWWLSGIHRDVLLLAKPSVFIADYFFKSNLAEDFSYANIQVEVKIDYSRETSKENILAKYTLEAALYDTGGWHKTNGYSDLISSNVANLKLNLSSSRSAVPGFRGYFLEGKLGVPRLWSAEQPNLYTLVVILKDESGSIVDCESCLVGIRKVSKAYKQLLVNGHPIIIRGVNRHEHHPRLGKTNIEACMVKDLVLMKQNNINAVRNSHYPQHPRWYELCDLFGVYMIDEANIETHGFDYSGHLKHPTLDPSWAPAMMDRVISMVERDKNHACIICWSLGNESGYGPNHSASAGWVREKDPSRFLHYEGGGSRTSSTDIVCPMYMRVWDIVKIAKDPNEIRPLILCEYSHAMGNSNGNIHEYWEAIDSTFGLQGGFIWEWVDQGLLKDGPDGSKNWAYGGDWGDFPDDLNFCLNGINWPDRTPHPAMHEVKYVYQPIKVSFIEQTLQLKNTHFYETTEELEFSWAVHGDGWKLGSGILSLPLIKPQSSYDIEWQSAPWSTLWSSSSAEDFFLTITAKLLQSTRWVEAGHVISSAQVQLPAKRKFVPHLIKTKDAAFHSEIIEDSIKISQQNLWEIILNVRTGAFKSWKVEGVSLINKGIFPSFWRAPTDNDNGGGSASYLSLWKAAHIDRLHYITESCSIQNKTDHLVKITAVFLGVPKEDGSSSNLENKDYLIKTEMIYTIYSSGDVIVECNVKPNPNLPPLPRVGVEFHLEKSLDQITWYGRGPFECYPDRKAAAHVDIYKQKVDDLHVPYIVPVESSGRADVRWVTFQNENGFGIYASIYDNSPPMQLNASYYTTTELQRATHIEDLMKGDTIEVHLDHKHMGVGGDDSWTPCVHDKYLVPAVPYSFSIRFSPITPTTSGQDIYKSQLQN from the exons ATGTGTCAA GTCAGTCAGGATAGTAGACTACCTGCTGAATTTGAAATCACTGATTACTGTCATCCAATTGGTTCGGGCACTAAGAATGTTCTGGCTGTGCAAGTATTTAAATGGAGTGATGGCTCTTACCTTGAAGATCAAGATCATTGGTGGTTATCTGGCATTCATCGTGATGTGCTTCTTCTGGCGAAGCCATCG GTATTCATTGCAGACTATTTTTTCAAATCAAACCTGGCTGAGGATTTTTCTTATGCAAACATACAG GTTGAAGTGAAAATAGATTACTCTCGAGAAACCTCTAAAGAAAACATTCTTGCCAAATATACTTTAGAAGCTGCATTATATGATACTGGTGGCTGGCACAAGACTAATGGATACTCTGATCTGATATCTTCTAATGTGGCCAACCTTAAGCTCAATCTGTCATCAAGTAGAAGTGCAGTCCCAGGATTTCGTGGATATTTTCTTGAAGGGAAACTGGGAGTGCCCAGGCTTTGGTCAGCAGAACAA CCAAATTTGTACACTCTTGTTGTCATCCTTAAAGATGAATCTGGCAGTATAGTTGACTGCGAATCATGCCTGGTAGGCATACGGAAAGTATCTAAAGCCTATAAACAGCTGCTTGTTAATGGCCATCCGATTATAATAAGAGGTGTAAACAGGCATGAACATCATCCACGTCTGGGGAAGACAAACATTGAGGCCTGTATGGTTAAG GATTTGGTTCTAATGAAGCAGAACAATATCAATGCTGTGAGAAACAGCCATTATCCCCAACATCCTCGTTGGTATGAGCTTTGTGATTTGTTCGGTGTGTATATGATAGATGAAGCCAATATTGAGACACATGGTTTTGATTATTCTGGACATCTTAAGCATCCCACTTTGGATCCCAGTTGGGCACCTGCAATGATGGACCGTGTCATAAGCATGGTGGAAAGAGACAAAAATCATGCTTGCATTATATGTTGGTCTTTAGGAAATGAATCAGGATATGGACCTAATCATTCTGCTTCAGCTG GTTGGGTTCGAGAAAAAGATCCCTCAAGGTTCTTACACTATGAAGGAGGTGGATCCAGAACCTCATCCACAGATATTGTATGTCCCATGTATATGCGCGTTTGGGACATAGTGAAGATTGCAAAGGATCCAAATGAAATCCGTCCTTTGATATTATGCGA GTATTCTCATGCAATGGGAAACAGCAATGGTAACATACATGAATATTGGGAAGCAATTGACAGCACATTTGGTCTTCAAGGTGGCTTTATCTGGGAATGGGTTGATCAG GGGCTATTGAAGGATGGTCCAGATGGTAGTAAGAATTGGGCATATGGAGGTGACTGGGGTGATTTTCCTGACGATTTGAACTTCTGTTTGAATGGAATTAATTGGCCAGACCGAACTCCTCATCCTGCAATGCATG AAGTCAAGTATGTGTATCAACCAATCAAGGTTTCATTTATAGAACAAACACTTCAG TTAAAAAACACTCATTTTTATGAAACAACTGAAGAATTGGAGTTCAGTTGGGCTGTTCATGGGGATGGGTGGAAACTTGGGTCCGGAATTCTATCTCTTCCTCTGATTAAACCCCAGAGTAGTTATGATATCGAATGGCAGTCAGCTCCATGGTCTACTCTATGGTCATCATCATCTGCTGAggatttttttttgacaataacTGCAAAGCTTTTGCAGTCCACACGATGGGTTGAAGCTGGTCATGTCATTTCATCTGCACAAGTCCAGTTGCCTgccaaaagaaaatttgttcCTCAT TTGATTAAGACTAAAGATGCTGCCTTTCATAGTGAAATTATTGAGGATTCAATAAAAATCAGTCAACAGAATTTGTGGGAGATAATATTGAATGTTAGAACTGGAGCTTTCAAAAGCTGGAAG GTTGAAGGAGTTTCTCTCATAAATAAGGGAATATTCCCATCCTTTTGGCGTGCACCCACAGATAATGACAATGGAGGAGGCTCTGCCAGTTATTTATCCTTATGGAAGGCTGCTCATATTGATCGCCTTCATTATATTACAGAAAGCTGCTCTATACAGAATAAGACAGACCATCTTGTGAAAATAACAGCAGTTTTTCTTGGTGTCCCAAAGGAGGATGGCTCTTCATCCAACTTAGAAAACAAAGATTATTTAATCAAAACTGAGATGATTTACACAATCTACAGTTCTGGGGATGTCATTGTGGAATGTAATGTAAAACCAAACCCAAATCTCCCTCCTTTGCCTCGTGTGGGAGTTGAGTTCCATTTGGAAAAATCACTGGACCAGATTACATGGTATGGAAGAGGACCATTTGAATGTTATCCCGACAGAAAAGCAGCTGCTCATGTTGACATTTATAAGCAGAAAGTGGATGACTTGCATGTTCCCTATATTGTTCCTGTGGAATCTTCTGGTAGGGCAGATGTTAGATGGGTTACATTCCAAAATGAGAATGGTTTTGGAATTTATGCTTCAATATATGACAACTCTCCGCCTATGCAACTGAACGCTAGTTACTACACTACAACAGAGCTACAGCGGGCAACACATATTGAAGATCTAATGAAAGGAGATACCATTGAG GTTCATCTCGACCATAAGCACATGGGTGTGGGCGGAGATGATAGTTGGACTCCCTGTGTCCATGACAAATACCTAGTTCCTGCTGTTCCGTACTCATTCTCGATCAGGTTTTCTCCGATAACTCCAACCACTTCTGGCCAGGACATCTACAAATCCCAGCTCCAAAACtag